One Panicum virgatum strain AP13 chromosome 3N, P.virgatum_v5, whole genome shotgun sequence DNA segment encodes these proteins:
- the LOC120664551 gene encoding zinc finger CCCH domain-containing protein 39-like, translated as MEMVLAPAQPDGLHAAFGPKKPCGFGDPRFSSPNLLPNGGDLFYGYPSPSSPFGLGRALFTPSPRAASLSRGSSDSGSIVDDGNDAATAAAAERRQRLARIALQYQEVVTRFEFCLSYLADTSNEAAALRRENDELRIANEDLAKLVDEFSSLSLTEEHPIPLSPLTPLPAAPAIPKSISVRSPVYLKMNQNGKHRPSKPTKLGSQRVFVGMDGGVNGEGELKGGEEQQPNSGLEFEVYNQGMLKTELCNKWEETGACPYGDQCQFAHGIAELRPVIRHPRYKTEVCRMVLAGAVCPYGHRCHFRHSINPTDLFPLHP; from the exons ATGGAAATGGTCCTCGCTCCGGCCCAGCCCGACGGCCTGCACGCGGCGTTCGGGCCCAAGAAGCCCTGCGGCTTCGGAGATCCACGCTTCTCCTCGCCCAACCTTCTCCCCAACGGCGGGGATCTCTTCTACGGCTACCCCTCCCCCTCGTCCCCCTTCGGCCTCGGCCGCGCGCTCTtcacgccgtcgccgcgcgccgcctcgcTCTCCCGCGGCTCCTCCGACTCCGGCTCCATCGTCGATGACGGGAACgacgcggccaccgccgccgccgcagagcgCCGCCAACGCCTCGCCCGCATCGCGCTACAGTACCAGGAGGTGGTCACCCGCTTCGAGTTCTGCCTCTCGTACCTCGCCGACACCAGCAACGAGGCAGCGGCGCTCCGCCGGGAGAACGACGAGCTCCGCATCGCCAACGAGGATCTCGCCAAGCTCGTCGACGAGTTCAGCAGTCTGAGCCTCACCGAGGAGCACCCCATCCCACTAAGCCCTCTAACACCGCTGCCAGCCGCACCGGCGATACCGAAGAGCATCTCCGTCCGTTCGCCCGTCTACCTCAAGATGAACCAGAACGGCAAGCATCGCCCGTCCAAGCCAACGAAGCTGGGCTCG CAGCGCGTGTTCGTAGGCATGGACGGTGGCGTCAATGGGGAGGGGGAGCTCAAGGGTGGGGAGGAGCAGCAGCCCAACAGCGGGCTGGAGTTTGAGGTGTACAATCAGGGCATGTTGAAGACAGAGCTGTGCAACAAGTGGGAGGAGACCGGCGCGTGCCCGTACGGCGATCAGTGCCAGTTTGCGCACGGcatcgccgagctccgccccgtgATCCGACACCCGCGCTACAAGACCGAGGTCTGCCGCATGGTGCTCGCGGGCGCCGTCTGCCCCTACGGCCACCGCTGCCACTTCCGCCACTCCATCAACCCCACCGACCTCTTCCCCCTGCACCCCTGA